The following coding sequences are from one Leptospira mayottensis 200901116 window:
- a CDS encoding SpoIIE family protein phosphatase: MGLDFLRSDLVLFNYYSFGSLLVTITTFFLAVFFLSLKRKTVATYHLGIAFLVFGLFEIGYFMAAFYYHPIAAYHRWLTGCLILPTITHFTQFFIRYPSNYNRKFGFWMMVFQHFLGFVVACFFIYLTFISEKIYHFTAHHWDFNALIASKYLALLIALYSVIAFIIIPSWRIITDKEKKRFAIFLFSLGFMIAAFYPNIANVLSRDGYMERSTYMTSNVIFFIAAFSVVVIVFINSSTEKTTFMVKIVGVTLFTICLIMQALVFISNQDKESEYDSLHIVNSERVLESGRSNSDVQYALRYDGKTGELITDNYDSKYGLDLSLVKVDLQNTLIYEEIAALKGDNFRQNLKIILDGSPEYFAGHRDTIYKFVKENPSLNSGDLKKALLKYAEDLNRDAFVNTNKLQGINSDSFCEQGKSYLEKNKDLESYKNGILKNLEGCIWKGKEISGKELKAEFLKYFSYFKPAETRHYRRSVDGFGHHVAFMKYVPSKKQVVELGFSYKKYREFVHPTSVKQTIILFVVIFVVLVLFPLFFKSSLVNPLNNLLSGVEKVNKGDLDVRVPVKVRDEIGFLADSFNSMVSSIKQARRELQDYAENLEEKVKERTQEVQEKMEEVQRLKIQQDGDYFLTSLLAKPLFYNANKSKLVHTEFMLRQKKQFEFRGKHSDLGGDICITGNLRLGVPDNYKRYTMVMNGDAMGKSMQGAGGALVMGVVMNSIMARSAANNRILDKTPSGWLQDVYNEIHSVFKSFNGSMVISAVIFLIEEETGKCFYFNAEHPFTVLYRNGKASFLETGLQLRKLGLDSEFDFQVQNFELKKGDVLILGSDGRDDIDLTSEDTVRRINEDEKLFLLNVENGKGNLEDIEAEIRKHGELTDDLSLLKVEFQAEAKKDELDEMFTSGDRIEVALNPDVIYEDAKQLYKNGKIDQALELLKTGYTNDTANQKINKLLGLLSFKGKDYTTAIEVLNNYLKTDPGLHEYWFYLSIANKKVGKYEQALQASLKLNDIQPDNLSNLVNLSDIYRLMDQFDLAEKMARKLIHLDPGNQNGERLLKLIERDRA; encoded by the coding sequence ATGGGATTAGATTTTCTGAGATCAGATTTGGTTTTATTCAATTATTATTCTTTTGGAAGTCTTCTAGTAACGATTACGACCTTTTTTCTCGCCGTTTTTTTTCTCAGTTTAAAAAGGAAGACCGTTGCTACATATCATCTCGGAATCGCCTTTCTTGTGTTTGGTCTTTTTGAGATCGGATATTTTATGGCGGCGTTTTACTATCATCCAATTGCTGCCTATCACAGATGGCTGACCGGTTGTTTGATTTTACCTACGATCACTCACTTTACACAATTTTTTATCCGTTATCCAAGTAACTACAATCGAAAATTTGGATTTTGGATGATGGTCTTTCAACACTTTCTCGGATTCGTTGTTGCTTGCTTTTTTATTTATCTTACTTTTATTTCGGAAAAGATCTATCATTTTACTGCTCATCATTGGGATTTCAACGCTCTGATTGCAAGTAAGTATCTTGCATTACTTATCGCTCTTTACTCTGTCATTGCTTTTATCATTATTCCATCTTGGAGAATCATTACTGATAAAGAAAAGAAAAGGTTTGCAATCTTCTTATTTTCCCTCGGGTTTATGATAGCGGCCTTCTATCCAAATATCGCCAACGTGTTGAGCCGAGATGGTTATATGGAGAGATCCACATATATGACTTCGAACGTCATTTTTTTTATCGCGGCGTTCTCGGTTGTGGTGATCGTTTTTATCAATAGTAGTACTGAAAAAACTACCTTCATGGTTAAGATTGTGGGGGTCACCTTATTTACGATCTGTTTGATCATGCAGGCTCTTGTCTTTATTTCTAATCAGGACAAGGAGTCGGAATACGATAGTTTACATATCGTAAACAGTGAAAGAGTTTTAGAAAGTGGTCGAAGTAATAGTGATGTGCAGTATGCACTTCGATATGACGGAAAAACCGGCGAACTAATCACTGACAATTACGACTCTAAGTATGGATTGGATCTTTCTCTCGTAAAAGTGGATTTGCAAAACACTCTGATTTATGAAGAGATTGCCGCTTTGAAAGGAGATAATTTTCGTCAGAATCTGAAAATCATTTTAGATGGTTCTCCGGAATACTTTGCGGGTCACAGGGACACGATTTACAAGTTCGTAAAAGAGAATCCTTCTCTAAATTCTGGAGATCTCAAAAAAGCTCTTTTAAAATATGCAGAGGACCTAAATAGAGATGCTTTTGTAAATACTAACAAACTACAGGGAATCAATTCCGATTCTTTTTGCGAGCAAGGGAAGTCTTACTTGGAAAAAAATAAGGACTTGGAATCATATAAAAACGGGATTTTGAAAAATTTGGAAGGATGTATCTGGAAGGGAAAAGAAATTTCAGGTAAAGAATTGAAAGCGGAGTTCTTGAAATACTTCAGTTATTTTAAACCTGCGGAAACAAGACACTATAGAAGAAGTGTAGACGGCTTTGGACATCATGTTGCGTTTATGAAATACGTTCCTTCTAAAAAACAGGTGGTGGAACTTGGATTCTCTTATAAAAAATATAGGGAATTTGTACATCCTACTTCCGTGAAACAAACGATTATTCTTTTTGTAGTGATTTTCGTAGTTCTTGTATTATTTCCCTTATTCTTTAAGAGCAGTCTTGTCAATCCGTTGAACAATTTATTATCCGGGGTGGAAAAGGTAAACAAAGGCGATCTTGACGTTCGCGTTCCCGTAAAGGTAAGAGATGAGATTGGGTTTTTAGCTGATTCGTTTAACTCGATGGTTTCTTCCATCAAACAAGCAAGAAGGGAACTTCAGGATTATGCAGAGAACTTGGAAGAAAAGGTAAAAGAAAGGACTCAGGAAGTTCAAGAAAAAATGGAAGAAGTCCAAAGACTGAAAATTCAGCAGGATGGGGATTATTTTCTTACTTCTCTTTTAGCAAAACCGCTTTTTTACAATGCGAACAAATCGAAACTCGTCCATACCGAATTTATGCTCAGACAAAAAAAGCAATTTGAATTTCGCGGAAAACATTCTGATCTTGGTGGAGATATTTGTATTACTGGAAATTTACGTTTGGGTGTACCTGATAACTATAAACGTTATACTATGGTGATGAACGGAGACGCCATGGGAAAATCTATGCAGGGTGCGGGGGGTGCTCTGGTTATGGGTGTTGTGATGAATTCCATTATGGCGCGTTCGGCCGCAAATAATAGAATTTTGGATAAAACTCCTTCCGGATGGTTGCAAGACGTGTATAACGAAATTCATTCCGTTTTTAAATCATTTAATGGAAGTATGGTAATTTCTGCAGTGATCTTTTTGATTGAAGAGGAGACAGGGAAGTGTTTTTACTTCAATGCGGAACACCCGTTTACAGTTTTATATCGAAATGGAAAGGCCAGCTTTTTAGAAACGGGGCTTCAACTCCGTAAATTGGGATTGGATTCGGAATTCGATTTTCAAGTGCAAAATTTCGAATTAAAAAAAGGAGACGTCTTAATTCTCGGATCGGACGGCCGAGACGATATTGATCTTACTTCTGAAGATACAGTGAGAAGGATCAACGAAGACGAAAAATTATTCCTCTTAAACGTGGAAAACGGAAAAGGGAACCTAGAAGACATTGAAGCTGAAATCCGCAAGCATGGAGAATTAACGGATGATCTTTCCCTTTTAAAGGTCGAATTTCAAGCTGAAGCCAAGAAGGACGAGTTGGATGAAATGTTCACCTCTGGTGATAGAATTGAAGTCGCTTTAAATCCAGATGTGATCTATGAAGACGCAAAACAGTTGTATAAAAATGGCAAAATAGATCAAGCTCTCGAACTTCTCAAGACAGGATATACGAACGACACTGCAAATCAAAAAATCAATAAACTTTTGGGTCTTTTGAGTTTTAAAGGTAAGGATTATACGACAGCGATTGAAGTCTTGAATAACTATCTCAAAACTGATCCAGGATTACATGAGTATTGGTTTTATCTTTCCATTGCAAATAAAAAAGTAGGAAAGTATGAACAAGCTCTTCAAGCGAGTTTGAAACTGAACGACATTCAACCGGATAACCTATCTAATTTAGTTAATCTTTCTGATATCTATCGCTTAATGGATCAATTTGATCTCGCTGAAAAGATGGCTCGAAAGCTAATACACTTAGATCCCGGAAATCAAAACGGGGAAAGACTTTTAAAACTCATCGAAAGAGATCGTGCGTAA
- a CDS encoding DUF2147 domain-containing protein, with product MVKFIVIAVLICLSMPAFASEEDAILGKWWNKEKDAQVDLHKCGAKICGKIVWLKEPVYPAGSTEGTPGSPKVDVHNKDESLRTRPIMGLLFLTGFSYEGEQVWTGGRVYDPKGGKTYDGRLTLRTADTLDLKGGYKVGFMMIGKESTWTRVK from the coding sequence ATGGTAAAGTTTATAGTAATCGCAGTGCTTATATGTCTTTCAATGCCTGCATTTGCGAGTGAAGAAGATGCAATTCTTGGAAAATGGTGGAATAAAGAAAAAGACGCTCAAGTCGACTTGCACAAATGTGGAGCAAAAATTTGTGGAAAGATTGTTTGGTTAAAAGAACCAGTTTATCCTGCAGGAAGCACCGAAGGAACTCCCGGTAGTCCAAAAGTAGACGTACATAATAAAGATGAAAGCCTTCGCACCCGCCCTATCATGGGATTGCTCTTCCTCACCGGCTTTTCCTACGAAGGCGAACAAGTTTGGACCGGAGGAAGAGTTTACGATCCGAAAGGAGGTAAAACCTACGACGGTAGACTTACTTTAAGAACCGCTGATACTCTTGATTTAAAAGGTGGTTATAAAGTAGGTTTTATGATGATCGGAAAAGAATCCACCTGGACCAGAGTAAAATAA